One window of Triticum dicoccoides isolate Atlit2015 ecotype Zavitan chromosome 5A, WEW_v2.0, whole genome shotgun sequence genomic DNA carries:
- the LOC119297937 gene encoding G-type lectin S-receptor-like serine/threonine-protein kinase At2g19130, translating to MTPLHILPGLLLLLTPRCSSAAANGDKLTAGQALAVGSKLVSRNGKFTLGFFQPAAAAGSISKSSHNVTSPSSGWYLGIWFNKIPVFTTVWVANREEPIVHHNFNLTQLKIASDGNLVIVVNHAGNTESVVWSTHIANNMTQTSKKNTLTTSVALLLNNGNLALTSEQKVLWQSFDYPTDVVLPGSKFGRNKITSFSSQLISKKSLIDPGLGSYSLDLEDIKGFVLKRRKNPSIVYWLYESSTTSAMNLLPLAQALLDLNPQTKGLLNITYVDNNQEEYYMGTLRDESSASIFGLLDISGQIKMNLWSQASQSWQTIYAQPDDPCDPPATCGPFTICSGKPHPSCDCMENFSQKSPHDWEFDDRTEGCIRNTPLHCTHEINMTSSTDIFHPTAQVQYPYNSQNIVSATTQRKCEEVCLSSCSCTAYSYNDRRCSVWNGELLNVILAKGIDNTGDHVLYLRLAAKDLLPSLRKNKRKPNVGVVIASSIIGFGLLMFMLLLLIWRNKFKRCSLLSISYDNQGSSGGIIAFRYTDLVRATKNFSEKLGGGGFGSVYRGLLSDSETSVAVKRLDVAHQAGEKQFRAEVSSIGLIQHINLVKLIGFCCEGDHRLLVYEHIVNGSLDSHLFKVSNNGDATTLNWNNRYQITLGVARGLYYLHQSCRECIIHCDIKPENILVDGSFLPKVADFGLAACVGRDFSRILTSFRGTIGYLAPEWLSGVAITPKVDVYAFGMVLLEIISGRRNSAHETSYNTSNNSSNQHVEYFPVQAISKLHSGDVKSLVDPRLNGEFSLEEVERVCKVACWCIQDNEFDRPTMGEVVRVLEGLHEIDVPSMPRLLAAITKQSGVAM from the coding sequence ATGACTCCCCTCCACATACTGCCCGGGCTTCTCCTCCTTCTCACCCCTCGGTGCTCCTCTGCAGCTGCAAATGGAGACAAGCTGACGGCAGGCCAAGCGCTCGCTGTTGGCAGCAAGCTCGTCTCCAGAAACGGCAAGTTCACGCTTGGCTTCTTCCAGCCAGCAGCTGCGGCGGGTAGCATCAGTAAGTCGTCTCACAATGTCACCTCCCCAAGCTCAGGCTGGTATCTGGGCATATGGTTCAATAAGATCCCGGTTTTCACTACTGTGTGGGTCGCTAATAGGGAGGAGCCCATCGTCCACCACAACTTCAACCTAACACAGCTCAAGATAGCaagcgatggcaatcttgtcatcgTAGTAAACCATGCCGGCAACACGGAGTCTGTAGTTTGGTCCACTCACATCGCCAATAATATGACACAAACCAGCAAAAAAAACACCCTCACCACTAGTGTTGCCCTTCTCTTGAACAATGGAAACCTTGCCCTCACATCTGAACAGAAGGTGTTGTGGCAGAGCTTCGACTACCCAACAGATGTCGTGCTTCCTGGCTCTAAGTTTGGCcgtaacaagatcactagttttagCAGCCAACTCATCTCAAAGAAGAGCCTCATTGATCCTGGTTTAGGGTCATACAGTCTTGACCTAGAAGATATCAAGGGGTTCGTCCTCAAGCGCCGCAAGAATCCATCAATAGTGTATTGGCTTTATGAATCCTCCACAACATCAGCAATGAATCTTTTGCCACTAGCCCAGGCACTGCTAGATTTGAATCCTCAGACCAAAGGTTTACTTAACATAACATATGTTGATAACAACCAAGAGGAGTACTATATGGGCACTTTACGAGATGAATCCTCGGCTTCCATATTTGGCTTACTAGACATCTCTGGTCAGATAAAGATGAATCTTTGGTCACAAGCCAGCCAGTCTTGGCAGACAATATATGCCCAACCAGACGATCCATGTGATCCGCCTGCAACCTGTGGACCGTTCACAATCTGTAGCGGCAAGCCACATCCATCATGTGATTGTATGGAGAACTTCTCTCAGAAGTCCCCGCATGATTGGGAGTTTGATGATCGAACAGAAGGATGCATTAGAAATACACCGTTACATTGCACTCATGAGATAAACATGACAAGTTCAACAGACATATTCCACCCCACTGCTCAAGTTCAATATCCGTACAACTCGCAAAACATAGTCAGTGCTACCACTCAAAGAAAATGCGAAGAAGTTTGTCTCAGTTCCTGCTCCTGCACTGCTTATTCCTATAACGATAGAAGATGTTCTGTCTGGAATGGAGAATTACTTAATGTAATTCTGGCAAAAGGCATTGATAACACCGGAGATCATGTTCTCTACCTTCGCCTTGCCGCCAAAGATTTGCTGCCAAGTctgagaaaaaacaaaagaaaaccaaaTGTTGGAGTTGTTATTGCATCCAGTATTATTGGTTTTGGATTACTAATGTTCATGCTATTGTTACTGATTTGGAGGAACAAATTCAAGCGCTGTAGTCTTCTATCAATAAGCTATGACAATCAAGGTAGTTCTGGTGGGATTATAGCCTTTAGATACACGGATTTAGTTCGTGCTACTAAGAACTTTTCAGAAAAGCTGGGTGGAGGTGGTTTTGGTTCTGTATACAGGGGATTATTAAGTGACTCAGAGACTAGTGTAGCAGTTAAAAGGCTTGATGTTGCCCATCAAGCAGGAGAGAAGCAATTCAGGGCTGAGGTGAGCTCAATTGGATTGATCCAACACATTAACCTAGTCAAACTTATTGGTTTCTGTTGTGAAGGTGATCATAGGTTACTTGTGTATGAACACATAGTAAATGGGTCTCTTGATAGTCATCTATTTAAGGTGAGCAATAATGGTGATGCCACTACCCTAAATTGGAATAACAGATACCAAATAACCCTAGGAGTTGCTAGAGGATTGTACTACTTGCATCAAAGTTGCCGTGAGTGCATTATACACTGTGATATTAAGCCAGAGAACATATTGGTAGATGGGTCATTTCTTCCTAAAGTTGCAGACTTTGGGCTGGCAGCGTGTGTGGGAAGGGACTTTAGCCGAATCCTGACAAGTTTTAGAGGAACCATCGGTTATCTTGCCCCGGAGTGGCTTAGCGGAGTTGCAATCACGCCAAAAGTCGATGTTTACGCCTTTGGCATGGTGTTGTTGGAAATCATATCAGGAAGGAGGAATTCAGCACATGAAACGTCATACAACACCAGCAACAATAGCAGTAACCAGCATGTTGAATATTTCCCCGTGCAAGCCATCAGCAAGCTTCATAGCGGTGATGTGAAGAGTTTGGTGGATCCACGGCTAAATGGTGAATTCAGTTTGGAAGAAGTTGAAAGGGTTTGCAAAGTTGCTTGTTGGTGCATCCAAGATAATGAGTTTGATCGTCCGACGATGGGTGAAGTTGTCCGGGTTCTAGAGGGTCTACACGAGATTGATGTGCCCTCGATGCCAAGACTACTTGCAGCTATTACAAAACAATCTGGTGTTGCAATGTAA